A genomic stretch from Aminobacter aminovorans includes:
- a CDS encoding AI-2E family transporter, with amino-acid sequence MAKAKLPTDDEAAEEAAAAAFRKQIRFWLITAVLFSVFLYLFSDILLPFVAGMALAYFLDPVADRLQKLGLSRLMATVVILVCFLVLLVLGLVIIIPVLASQMADFAAKVPGYLERLQQLITDFNPQWIEQRFGVDAEGLREGLNSLLNSGFGFVTTIFQGIWSSGVALFSIASLFVVTPVVAFYMLLDWDRMVAVVDSWIPRDHVVTVRQIARDINTAIAGFVRGQGTLCLILGIFYAAGLTLTGLNFGVLIGLFAGLVSFIPYVGSLLGLVLSIGVAFVQFWPDWTMVAAVAAVFFIGQFIEGNILQPRLVGKSVGLHPVWLMFALVAFGAMFGFVGLLVAVPSAAAVAVLVRFAIGRYLDSPLYHGHDAETPEAGTPSTAKVEAGTPSSVKIEARGPRAAKVQAGKPSGAKPEK; translated from the coding sequence ATGGCGAAGGCGAAACTCCCAACCGATGACGAAGCGGCCGAAGAAGCTGCTGCTGCGGCATTCCGCAAGCAGATCCGCTTCTGGTTGATCACAGCCGTCCTGTTTTCGGTATTCCTTTATCTGTTCAGCGACATCCTGCTGCCTTTCGTCGCCGGCATGGCGCTTGCCTATTTCCTCGACCCGGTCGCCGACCGGCTGCAGAAGCTCGGCCTGTCCAGGCTGATGGCAACCGTCGTCATCCTGGTCTGCTTCCTGGTGCTTCTGGTTCTCGGCCTTGTCATCATCATTCCGGTGCTGGCCTCGCAGATGGCCGACTTCGCCGCCAAGGTGCCGGGTTATCTCGAACGCCTGCAGCAGCTGATCACCGACTTCAACCCGCAATGGATCGAACAGCGTTTCGGCGTCGATGCCGAAGGCCTGCGCGAGGGGCTGAACTCGCTGCTCAACTCGGGCTTCGGCTTCGTCACCACCATCTTCCAGGGCATCTGGAGTTCCGGCGTCGCGCTGTTTTCGATCGCCAGCCTGTTCGTGGTCACCCCGGTCGTCGCCTTCTACATGCTGCTCGACTGGGACCGCATGGTCGCGGTCGTCGACAGCTGGATCCCGCGCGATCACGTCGTCACCGTCAGGCAGATCGCCCGCGACATCAACACGGCGATTGCCGGCTTCGTCCGCGGGCAGGGCACTTTGTGCCTGATCCTCGGCATCTTCTATGCCGCCGGCCTGACCCTGACCGGGCTGAATTTCGGCGTGCTGATCGGCCTGTTTGCCGGCCTGGTCAGCTTCATTCCCTATGTCGGCTCGCTGCTTGGCCTGGTGCTGTCGATCGGCGTCGCCTTCGTCCAGTTCTGGCCGGACTGGACCATGGTCGCGGCGGTGGCGGCGGTGTTCTTCATCGGCCAGTTCATCGAGGGCAACATCCTGCAGCCGCGGCTCGTCGGCAAGAGCGTCGGCCTGCATCCGGTCTGGCTGATGTTCGCGCTCGTCGCCTTCGGCGCGATGTTCGGCTTCGTCGGCCTTCTGGTGGCGGTGCCGTCGGCGGCGGCCGTTGCCGTGCTGGTCCGCTTCGCCATCGGCCGCTACCTCGATTCACCGCTCTATCACGGCCATGACGCAGAGACGCCCGAGGCGGGCACGCCCAGCACTGCAAAGGTCGAGGCGGGCACGCCGAGCAGTGTAAAGATCGAGGCCCGTGGGCCGCGCGCTGCAAAAGTCCAGGCCGGCAAGCCGAGCGGCGCGAAACCGGAAAAATGA
- a CDS encoding CDP-alcohol phosphatidyltransferase family protein: protein MTIPNMITIMRLILVPCVIYAMLAGEWDWAFAGFVIAGVSDGVDGFIARHFNQRSELGAYLDPMADKLLLVSVFVVLGIMGHLPLWLVVLAVSRDALIVGAVLLSTIMAHPVKVRPLMVSKANTAVQIVLAAVVLGELAFSFALGPVRPALITISGLLTVASAAAYLVAWLRHMSGYGEGETPNR, encoded by the coding sequence GTGACGATTCCGAACATGATCACGATCATGAGGCTGATCCTCGTGCCGTGCGTGATCTACGCCATGTTGGCGGGGGAGTGGGACTGGGCCTTTGCCGGTTTCGTCATTGCCGGCGTTTCGGACGGCGTCGACGGCTTCATCGCCCGCCACTTCAACCAGCGCTCGGAACTCGGCGCCTATCTCGACCCGATGGCCGACAAGCTGTTGCTGGTCAGCGTCTTCGTCGTGCTCGGCATCATGGGGCATCTGCCGCTTTGGCTGGTCGTGCTGGCGGTGTCGCGCGACGCCTTGATCGTCGGCGCGGTGCTTTTGTCGACGATCATGGCGCATCCGGTGAAGGTGCGCCCGCTGATGGTGTCGAAGGCCAACACCGCCGTCCAGATCGTGCTGGCGGCGGTCGTGCTGGGCGAACTTGCCTTCAGCTTTGCGCTCGGCCCGGTCCGGCCGGCGTTGATAACCATTTCCGGCCTCTTGACCGTCGCTTCCGCGGCAGCCTATCTCGTGGCCTGGCTGAGGCACATGAGCGGTTATGGCGAAGGCGAAACTCCCAACCGATGA
- the purM gene encoding phosphoribosylformylglycinamidine cyclo-ligase encodes MSEGKNGLTYAQAGVDIDAGNLMVEKIKPLVRSTRRPGADGEIGGFGGLFDLKAAGFNDPILVAANDGVGTKLKIAIDAGKHDTIGVDLVAMCVNDIVVQGAEPLLFLDYFATGKLDPNQGADIVSGIAEGCRQAGCALIGGETAEMPGMYHGNDYDLAGFAVGAAERGRLLPTDDVVEGDVLLGLASSGVHSNGYSLVRRIVEVSGLKWSDRAPFADGPTLAEALLEPTRIYVKSLLKAIRETNGIKALAHITGGGFPENIPRVLPKEFSAELDLSAIEAPRVFSWLAATGGVSPEEMMRTFNCGIGMIAVVAAGQAAQVAAVLQEAGETVTPIGRIVPRRDTGVIYRGSLAL; translated from the coding sequence ATGAGCGAAGGCAAGAACGGTCTCACCTATGCGCAGGCGGGCGTCGACATCGACGCCGGCAATCTGATGGTCGAGAAGATCAAGCCGCTGGTGCGCTCGACGCGCCGGCCGGGCGCGGATGGCGAGATCGGCGGCTTCGGCGGCCTGTTCGACCTCAAGGCCGCCGGTTTCAACGACCCGATCCTGGTCGCGGCCAATGACGGCGTCGGCACCAAGCTCAAGATCGCCATCGATGCCGGCAAGCATGACACGATCGGCGTCGACCTCGTCGCCATGTGCGTCAACGACATCGTCGTCCAGGGCGCCGAGCCGCTCCTGTTCCTCGACTATTTCGCCACCGGCAAGCTCGATCCCAACCAGGGCGCCGACATCGTCTCCGGCATCGCCGAGGGCTGCCGCCAGGCCGGCTGCGCGCTGATCGGCGGCGAAACCGCCGAAATGCCCGGCATGTATCATGGCAACGACTACGACCTCGCCGGCTTTGCCGTCGGTGCCGCCGAGCGTGGCCGGCTTTTGCCGACCGACGACGTCGTCGAGGGCGACGTGCTGCTCGGCCTGGCGTCATCGGGCGTTCATTCCAACGGCTATTCGCTGGTCCGCCGCATCGTCGAGGTCTCCGGCCTGAAGTGGAGCGACCGCGCCCCCTTCGCCGACGGCCCGACGCTGGCCGAGGCCCTGCTCGAGCCGACGCGCATCTACGTCAAGTCACTGCTCAAGGCGATCCGCGAGACCAACGGCATCAAGGCGCTGGCCCACATCACCGGCGGCGGGTTCCCCGAAAACATCCCCAGGGTGCTGCCCAAGGAATTCTCGGCCGAGCTCGACCTGTCGGCGATCGAGGCACCGCGCGTGTTCTCGTGGCTGGCTGCCACAGGCGGTGTGTCGCCTGAAGAAATGATGCGCACCTTCAACTGCGGCATCGGCATGATCGCGGTCGTTGCCGCCGGACAGGCAGCGCAGGTCGCCGCCGTGCTGCAGGAGGCCGGCGAGACCGTCACGCCGATCGGCCGCATCGTGCCGCGCCGCGACACCGGCGTCATCTATCGCGGGTCGCTCGCCCTATGA
- the hdaA gene encoding DnaA regulatory inactivator HdaA, protein MTVSREPIKPRQLPLDLGHSPGFSRDDVVVSGANAQAVALIDRWPEWPAPVVLLAGPAGSGKSHLAAIWREHAEALQLDVSDITAHLGEVGAASVLIDDADQGRIDQDGLFHLINTIRGSGAQLLLTARSFPAAWGVTLPDLASRLKAAATVEIDEPDDLLLAGVITKLFADRQVEVEPHVVQFLVRRIERSLSTAIRVVERLDRAALEQKSRITRALAAETIGALDAGQGEFEL, encoded by the coding sequence ATGACCGTGTCGCGCGAGCCGATCAAACCGCGCCAGCTGCCGCTCGACCTCGGACATTCCCCGGGGTTCTCGCGCGACGACGTCGTCGTTTCAGGCGCCAACGCCCAGGCTGTTGCGCTGATCGACCGCTGGCCCGAATGGCCGGCGCCTGTCGTGCTGCTGGCCGGTCCGGCCGGCTCCGGCAAATCGCACCTCGCCGCGATCTGGCGCGAGCATGCCGAGGCGCTCCAGCTCGACGTCTCCGACATTACGGCGCATCTGGGCGAGGTCGGCGCGGCCTCGGTGCTGATCGACGATGCCGACCAGGGCAGGATCGACCAGGACGGACTGTTCCACCTGATCAACACCATTCGCGGCTCGGGCGCGCAGCTTCTGCTCACCGCGCGCAGCTTTCCCGCCGCCTGGGGTGTGACGCTGCCCGACCTCGCCTCGCGGCTCAAGGCAGCGGCGACCGTCGAGATCGACGAGCCCGACGACCTTCTTTTGGCCGGCGTCATCACCAAGCTGTTCGCCGACCGCCAGGTCGAGGTCGAGCCGCATGTCGTGCAGTTCCTGGTCCGCCGCATCGAGCGCTCCCTGTCGACGGCCATCCGCGTCGTCGAGCGCCTCGACCGCGCCGCCCTCGAACAGAAGAGCCGCATCACCCGCGCCCTTGCCGCCGAGACCATCGGCGCACTCGACGCCGGGCAGGGTGAGTTCGAGCTGTAG